GAAAAAACATTTGTCGAGCGAGCGATGCGACCAAGCTTGTGCAACAATGTGGCTCGAGTACTGTTGTTTTTATGCGCTATATTTTAGGGCAATGAAGACAGCACGAACAGGACAGAAAGAACAATGACCAGACAACACATGGACATCACAAGAGGTCCCTTGCAATGCAATCTTTGAACAATGGAAGAGTGCTAGCCAGGCATGTTTGTATTTGGATCCATATCAAAAGAAGATGATGCAGCTACGTGCCAAGCAAAATAAGAATGCTATTCGGTTTCAAGACTCCATTAGACATGCAATTTGCACTTACGCAAGAtaggtttctttctttatgcagCAGCATTTCTAGCAATCAATTATTCAGCAGCAATTACTAATCCTGGCAGGGTGCGCAGTAGCACTAGAATGTTTCTATTCTTCCATGCAAGCGCCTTATACTTTGTAACAGACACTAAGCTGGTTCATCTACTACTAACAAAACCACGTACACTTTGCACTCTCTCTACCAAGAGATGAAATTGAAACAAACCACAATTCTTCGGAACATTCCTTGTTGGAGTGTTGAGAAGGTTCACAAGACAGTCAGCATCAATACATTAATACTCATCCGCAGTAGTTGTGATAACCTCCTGGTATTAGTGTGGCTTCGCACAAACAGGCTACACTAGGCCTTTTCAATATTTCGCACCTGACTGCCTGAAGCGCTGCTGTCAGCCAATGGACGTGGGTGTGtgcagcttttcagacagtcgCGAACAACAAACATAAGAGATCCACATTTACAGTGTTCTGGCTCTTCTCTTGTACTACGTAGGCGCATGATGACAGCAGATGACATCCGCACAACAGCATTCTCTCAACTTGCAAAATAAATGTTCGGCAACACCAGTGGTACACCACTCTCAGAGAAATTTTTGAGACAGCTCCACCTATGGCTGACCTTTttatataaaaataaattatataaGACTTTATGCTTTTAACAAAGTACTTTCCCGTTTGAAGTACAGCATTCAAGCAGACCACTGTGATGTAGGCTGTTTACACCTATTGTAGGAATGCTGCAACAAAGCCACAAATAAGGCATGAATTCCAGATAGCTTCATGTGCTGACTGTCCAACAGTCATTCAAAGAAATTCTTAATGAATCTCGGATAAACTGAAATTGAAACTGATAAACTGAAAATAGCTAAACACGTAAGGGCGCGCACACATCACACAAAAGCATTCGCTCTTTAGCAATGAGGCATGAACGTGTACTTTACGTGGGTGCAGGAGTAGGGGCTGGCTTCGCAGGCCTGCAGCGGTCAAAGAAGCAGCGGCACGACGGTCATTAGGCAGGAAAGCACCAAAGCCCACACAGGCACATGCACGCAATGCAACAGAAACCAACGCCACACACGATGAAACATGACGCCAATGCAAAAGAGACAGTAGGCAGCTTGGCCACCACGCAACACGACAACATGCAGGGCATGTTTGGGCTGGCATCAGGTTACTTAACCTAGCCCAGAGTAAGTTACGTGTACCGTCACTTGCCTGGACACACGGTTCCGGCGCCTTCGTGGCGACACAGAAGTTGAGCGAgacgatgatgaagatgatgacgaCGAAGAGCGGGACGATTCACTGGAGGCACTTCCGCTCGAACTGCTGTCGCtggagctgctgccgctgctgtgaGTGAAGATAACGTGAAAGAACAGTCAGTACGGAGGAACTACCAGGGGGGGCTGAGAGCACTTGAAGCTGCACCTAATGCAGCTTCTAACTAGACCTTGTCTACTTCTGCCCACTGGTGGCACATAAACGAACAAGCGTTTCTCCATGTTCGACTGCTTGCTTCTTCTGTAGTATCACCACCACGACAACTGATAGGGAAATATCCAGAGTTTCCACGAAATTTTACTGGCGGAAACTCTAGCGCTGCGATCGCTTAGCTACCATGGAAACGATGGTTAGTACATGGCTTTGCCTTATCGTCGTGCTTGCCTTGCCATACATCAACATAGTTCACAACATGCACACGTCGCAAATtttcaatttctctctctctctttttttttctctctccatcatgatatgacgtgcgctaaaCGAAACACGTTCCAAACTTTAGTGACAAAGCCTAGATTTTTCTAGCACTGTGTGCCACTGTGGGAAGTTTCCTGGCGTAACATTCTGCGACTGTGCGGAGGACAAACCAAAGAGTTAGAAGGTGTGAGAGGAAAAACGCGCGACAGGTTGGTTACCTGGCAGCACTGCTTGAACGCGAGCTGCTAGTGGATGCCGTCCTGCTCTTCTTCGTTCGTTCCCGGCTTCGCTCTTTCTTGGTGTCCGCCGATCGGACGCGCTTCGGGCTAGCGGCCCTGAAAAATACAGCAGTGTGTAGGGGTGAATTCACAAAAGCACCGAACGCGCCATCAAAGAAAGCGCCGATCGAAGTAGTACTTCGGACAGAAATCTGGCACACACTGTCATTTAGCCAAAAATGGACGTGTCACTAACACCGGCAGTACTCACATGATTGCTGCGGACTGGGGTGTCGAAAATCAGTTGCGCGCTCTGTCTGAAAAGATAGagcataaaaaaaatttgcaaccGAGTTGCGACTTCGCAGCACAACTCAAAAAAACCTAGGCTTAGCAGAGCGTGTCGGAAGACGCCGGCTCTCCAGACAACCGTTAACTTCGCTATACGTGACATTTACGTCATGTGTTTGGGCATGCAGTTGAGATATGCAGCGCTATTGTTACTTTGAGGGGACGATTGTAAGTAGACTCACCAGCAATGTAGTTACTACGCATGAAAGAACGATAAAAAGAACACTACTCGACCGGCGCCATGGCGTCAGCTCATGGTTACTTGATCACACTTGATGACGTGTTGATGTCGCTAAAGATATAAATTTGTTATTAAAAGAGAGAAGCTGTACTACACATTTGTAACCATAACGTAATCTACATTGACGCAGTAAGTAACCAGCTTGCGGTGTATAAAAGAGAACAAGTTCTTGCGACGTCTTGTAAAATTTTCCTGCTAAACAGTCAAAACCGAAACCGTTGAATGGCGGCACGTAATATGAGAGGTATGAGAGCCTGTATGAGAGAGATTCTTGCGGCGTCTCTCGTGGCTCAAAGAGATGTTGACGAGCCCCGTTTCCTGTTATAGCAGTTATGGTCTGAATTCACGAGCCTAAAACTTTATGATTTTCGCGTTGTTCAGAGACGGCGCTTCCCGGATGAAATGAACGCTGACCCAGAAACTTCGAAGTGGAAACCGGCGCACTCTCGGTAAGCCAGGCATTCAGTTTCGTCAGGTCGTGCATTATTTGCGAACAGATTCGTTTTTATTTCAGACTGATGGCTATCCTGAACAACATTCAAGCGCAGGTCGATGCAGAGCGGCGGTTGGTGGACACCATGAACGAGTTTTACCGACAGTTCATCTCTGTGTACGATGTCTTACCATCTATTGTTTTTTAACAgatcatttctctctctttcaactTATTCTATTCATGTCATCCGCCCTTCATGTTTCAGACCTACTGCCgcagaagaaacaaaagaaaaccaaGCCACCACTCCTCAAATGGACATAACGCAAGGTTCGAACTCGTCGATGTCAGCTGCCACGTTTACGAAAGTTCCAATTTTTAACATACTCCGAAATGCGCAGAACTGACCGACATATATTCTGTGTGCTACGTACTGGCCTTATCCTCCCCCTTTTCCATATTCAccgtgtttttctctttcttgcacAGCTAAGCAAAAACTTGGAGACTTCTTGGAGAAAGCTAACACTGTGCTAGCCAAAGCAAAACAGCTGAGGCATGGAGACAGTGTACGTATTGGTCATCGATATTCACACCGGCACAAAAGCGATAAACACCGGTAAAATGGTGGCAGAGCGATTATTACTCCTGATATGATACATATCATACACATATTCAACATTGAATGAGCAAGAGACTGTGCAAGTCGCAGTCAAGTCATCATATATTGCACAAAATTAAAGCTTGGCTTAACTGCATCATCTAAGTTCAATCTTGAAGACATTTGTTTCATGTTGTGTGGCTGCACCCAGATGCATACATCATTGCCCTTTTCTTGTTCTTAGGGAGACTGactcccccgtgcagggtagccaaccgggactaccactggttaacctccctgcctttctgtacaacctttttctctctctctctagggaGACTGCACCAGTAAAAATGAAAGACATCCGACGAAAATCAAAAATGCCTCCACCATGGCATCAAAGAAAATTAATGACCGCCAGCATGATAAGGTTTGTCTAGAGTGCCTGATGTTTATTGTCAGTGAACATTTCAAAACAATTGAACCCGCATGTGGCCTTTTGGAGAGCCCACAGGCTTTTCCAAGTTTACTGTGGCATGCAGTGCTTAGCATAGGCGTGTTTTCATGGCCTGACTTGTTTATGTGTTGCTCAGTATGTTAGTAATTTATACATGTATGAACATATGCTATAGTTCACCTTGCATTggagacattcacagcttttcaTGTTACGGTCATTTCGCAGAGTTCCCTACCACTTTTTCATACATGAAGTCGAACATGAAATGCGGCAAGGCAGCTGAAGGtcaattttttaaattttctttgaTTTGTGAGTGTGAACGCCCAAGTGGTTAAAATGAATCCACAGTCCTCCGCTGCGGTGTCACTCGTAAATTATTGTGCAGCTTCGGCACATTAAATCCTAAATTTCAAAATTCAGTCTTTTGATTTATCTTTTTTCTCTGTCAAAAGTAGTTACATTAGTACCGCTCAACATGCAGTTAATGAAGCAGGCTTCTGCTTTGTTTCTGCAGCCCCAAGTTGCAGCAAAGACGGCTGCACCAAAGCAGACGCCGCGTTCGCGGAGTCGTTCAGTGGTCACAGTGAGGAAGGTGAGCATCATCAGAGAGCAGCCGCGCTCGACATCCCAGTCACGATGCCAGAGACAGCGACGAGCAGTCAGTCCTTCGAAGAAAAGTGACACGGTCGCATACAGGTATGCTTACTTTCTTTCTGAACGTGTCTCAGTGGCAGTCATTAAGTGGAGCATATTGCCACACACGTCTACATGAGCGTAGCTCTGGGCAGAGTGTAATTTTTTCCCCGTGAAAATTCAAATGATGCACATTATTTTGCCAAAATCTCAATCTCGAAAAGATCAACACAATTGAAATTACCTTAGCTAATGTTGAAGATCAGCAACGACAAAATCACGAAGTTTTGACAAGCATGGTTAAAAAAATGGATGACTTGGAAAATCGTGGGAGGCGCAATAATTTGCTTTTTTATGGCTTGGCGGATTCTAATGCCAATGAGATGGCAGCCCACTCTGAGGAACTCGTCATAAGTCTGTGCACTGCAAAGTTTGAACTGCCTTCGTTATCTGTTGAATGCGCACACAGCCTGGGTAAACTCTGCTAAGGAAAAAAATCAGCCCATCATTATGCGCTTTAATTCATTTAAAGCCCGCCAAGCCGTGCCTGCAAAAGCATTCAAGGTCAAGGGATTGAGCGTTGCTATATCTGAAGACTTTTCCCATACTGTCCGtgataagcaaaataaattacgggCTTATGTCAAACAAAACAGCGAAGAAGTCTTGAAACCAGTTCTGTAGTTTGATACACTTCACTTGGTGAGCAGGCTATTTCAATGGGACAGGGAATCCATTGTTGCACGGGAGCAATGACAGATTGCTATCAATGGTGCGCTGTGCCCGGTCAGGGTTTTGTTAATCAATTGCCATACTATAAAAAATAAAGTTGAGCATTTTCGCTTTTTTCTTTGTACCATCCAACCGACCATCGTTTTGGGGAATCGAATCTTGACTTGACCTGACTGTCTCAAGCACTGAGATATTTCCTGGCATGTATGAGTTTTTTCGTCGAGCCCACTGTGCACGGGGTGGAGGGCTGTTTATTCTTGTCCATAATAGTATTCCAAGCATCCAGATAGAATTTACTGATAGTGAAACTGAATCAATTTTTTTGTCAAGTAAGGCTGCCAAATGGGAAATCAATAGTTGGGTCATTTTATAGGCCTCCTGGTGCCTCTGTAGAACCACTAGTTAATTTATCCCATTTGCTTGAAACTATTAACAATGAATGCCTTGTCCTAGGGAGGGACATTAACATTCCCGATATTGACTGGTCAGCTGGGGAAGCAAGGGATACTGCTCGCGGGAGTCTAtactcaactttttttttatattgtagaCCAGAACACCTTCTACCAGCATGTGCGCGAGCCATCGCGCACTGATCTAACAGGTCATATACTCGACGTCTTGCTCTGTAACGTACTTGATGTTGTGTACAATGTACAGGTGTTGCCAGGTTTGAGCGACCACAATGTTGTTCTAGCAGATTTATCAGTTCTTTATGTGAAGTTTGCAAAAACACCTTGCCGAAAGACTTACGTCTACAGCAGGGCCAACTACAAGGTGATTAGTGCTGCTTTCGAGTCATTCTTTCCAACTTTTGATGCACTCGTGGATAACCTAAATATGAAAAAACTGTGGAATACTTTTAAACAGGAAATGTTTGAACTATGTGAAGCTTTTGTGCTATCACGAGTTATATCAAGTAGGAGAGCTCAAGACAAACCCTGGTTTAACACAGAGTTACGTGCCCTAATTAGAAGACAGCGGCAAAATTATCAAAGATACAAGGCGTATAATTCGCCAGAGCGTTTGGCCTTGCTGAAAGCGATAAAAATTTTATTTAGACAGAAGTCCAACATCGCTAAGGGCTTGTATTTCTTGAATCTGGGACAAAGAATTGTCACGGATACCAAAGAATTTTGGAGGTATGTGAAGCGTGATGGCAAGAACAACCAATGGATACCTGCTTTGAAATATGATGTAACAATTTTTGATGCTAATGAGTCTAAAGTTGAAATATTTAGACATTATTTTTCATCTGTGTTTCTGCTGTCTAGCTCACGAACTGTCTGTTTTGCATTACCTGTTGAAATAGACTGCATGCCACAAGTCGCCTGTTGTGTCGATGGTATCCATAAATTATTAAAGGACGTGTACAAGGCTAAGGCACGTGGCCCTGATGAGATTTCTGCCGCTTTCATAAGGAATTGTGAAGACGCATTATGCTTTTATTTCACCCGGTTGTTCCAGAAGTCTCTCAATGAAATTGACATGCCTGATGATTGGAAGTTAGCGCGAATCATTCTCATACATAAGAGTGGTGTGCGAAACTCCATTTAAAACTGCAGATCCGTGTCCTTAACAAGTATAAGCTGtaaaattatggagcatgtaatatATGATTGTGTTATGGCTCATTTAACCAACATAATTTCCTAAGCCCcagccaacatggtttcaggTGTGGTTTATCTCGCAATACACAGTTGGTACAGTTTATTCACGATTTAGCTTCAGCAATTGATAAGCAACAAGTTGTGGACTGCGTTTTCTCAGATTTCCGTAAAGCATTTGATGTAGAGCATACAGTCTCCTACTCTCCAAATTAAATGCTTATAACTTGGATGGTAAAATAGATTGGATTGCCGAATATTTGTCAATGCGGAAAGAGGCTGTTATCCTGTACGGTACATCTTCACAATATGCACCAGTTACAtcaggagttccccaaggctcagtgttgGGACCACCATTGCTTTtgctgtatattaatgatatttcaATTGGTCTACAGTCTTCATTCAggatgtttgccgacgattgtgttgTTTACAGACCTATGGTGGGAGGGGAACCCACAACCTTTAATGTTAATTAGGGTgaattaggccatcaatttctTCATAAGAAAGCGTGAAGCCAAGGCAAAGAAGTGTCAgcacgacctgtggtgttaattaaggcactcgaacccatgacctttggtgggaggcgaaaccacttggagatatgggtcAACCAGCTATATCTGCAGTTAGATTCCAATTATCATGAGGGTCGACAGTTGAACCCACTacatttggtgttaaggcgaaattaattaaggcacagtttattaaggtagagttaattaaggtactcggACCCAcaatctttggtgggagtcgaacccacgacctttgatgttaattaaggtgaagttaattaaggcattcgAACTCACGGCCCAACATGGGGATATGggtgaaccggccatatctccaagttggattccaattgacatcgtgaaagtCGAGAGTTGAACCCTCTACCTTTGGTGTCGATTAAGGCAAACTTAATTAAAGcatagttaattaagatagagtatATTAATGCACATGAACTTGTAACCtatggtgggagaaaacaagtaataggaagtaacactGCATTCAAATGAAAATGTAAAGTAATGTAATGACTGTCTCATGAGCACGCAAGCTTTTGCCTTCATCCTTTTTAACGTATACTAAATTGACTGTCAGCTTATTTTATTACGTATCCATGGTAAGTATCATGCTGTTTGCACTAACCGACACGTCGCAATGTGCGGTTTATAAAAAATGTGTCTTCTACTCTTTATGTGCTTTTCCTTTTCTCATGTATTCATAACTTTAGTTGTCATTGGTTTGCAGTTTTGTTTGCACAAGTTACCATGTCGCATACTCCCAGGCCCAGCTGTTGGTTCATCTGGAAGGAATGTTTGCCAGAAGTTAACTTGCAGTCTTCATCATTGTCTGCTTCTCTGATACCGAGCCTTACTATTTGCTAGGAGGAGGCATCAACCTTGCAGCCTTCTTGCTGAGTTTAAGTTTAGTATAAAATGTACGGTCATGGACAAGCTCACCTGAAACTACTGAGCAACAACTGAAAACTACCGGTGGCTCTGTGCGGCCACGAGGACCTGAGCCAGCAATGAGATAAACACCGACCTGAGAGTGTAGACAGGTGCGCCTGCGTCTGCATAATTAGTGAGCGAAGGGCTGTGCCTTTCCTGTGCCTTGTGTCATCCTTATGATTCGTCAGTGAGCATTATTGCAAGACATTATTATGCAAAATATTACCGCCACTGTTGTGGCGGTGTTTATCTTGTTGGTTGATGTTCTCGTGGCAGCATGGTGCTGCTGATAGCGTTCAGTCACAGCTTCATTGTTTCCAGTTAGCACGTCCATGACTTCACGTGCCAGTGACGTTGTACAGTGGGTCGTCTTTAGCTTCGGTGCCTGTGGTTTGTCATCTACAGAAGCCGATGTTTTTTGCCAGTGTGAACAtgcaaaaatgttttcttgcagaTGTTATGGTGCGCTTTAAGGGACCGTGGAAACTGAGCGATGGTTATCTCAACTGCCTCCACTATATTGGTATGGGAACAAGAGAAATGGGCACAGCTAGAAGCACCTAATCTGTGATTGGCACTGCACTACAACATTGCgatatatatatagctgtataTAGTTTGTTAGCTTCTGCTGCTTGTGCATGTTGGGCTAAACGGTTGCAAACACTTTGTTTAAACCTGCCTCTTCCTAGCCGCCCGTCATCTAATTTTTTTCGCAAGTTGTACCTGCAATTTTCTTTTATAGTGTAATTAGgcagcacccgccgtggtagtTCAATGAGTATAGCATCTTGCTGTGGTGCTCAAGACTGTGTATTTGATTCCTCACTATGGCAGCTGCGTTACGATCAGGGcagattgaaagaaaaaaaatgctcatTTACGGCATCTTGGGTGTGCAtaaagaaaccccaggtggtcaaaattaatccgaatcCGAATCCTGTGCCATTTCAGGTTAACCCACTGTGCCAGTTTAGAAACGTCAAACCTGatgatttaatttttattttgtgaTACGCAGCTTTAGCATAGTGTTTTAATGCAGGTGAAACAACAGTTATTGCAACACCAATAGGTTGCAGCTTGCCACCTGCATCTTCTCAGTGAGGCTTCTAGATCTGCGTCACCATTGAAGCTATGGTGCCGCCGtgtaaaaagaaattgaagcatAAAATCACCAAAGTAGGAAAACTTCTTCAGTATTTATTGAAGACAACTGTCGATGCACACAAATGTTTCTAGTGTAAATGCCAAAAAGTGACATAGTAGGATTACTGGTAATAAGGCAACCGCCAATGACCACAACAATCATCTTTGATACTGCTGTTGGCTTATGTTCTTCAGTATCGTGGTTTTAcgctgtttctgttttgtttgttcTGGTAAGTTCATTATTACTCTCCTGCACACACTTCTGCTGTAGGGCGGCAGTATTTCGacactaaataaaataaataataaataagtgACATATCACAAACTGAACATTGAATTGTTCTGACACAGTTTCCATAGTACTGGGAACATTCTTTGCTAGGTGCAGCAGAGGACATCGTAGAGCACATATCTAAATAAAAGATAGTGAGAAATTATTGCTGATGCTTTGTCACTGGAGAGAGATGCAAGACAAAGCTAAGGTGCATTGTACCATTTGCTTTAGGTTGTGAATAATGCAAGGGCTACAATGTGTTTAGTGCAAAGCAAGAAACTCTCACTGTGTATGTTTTGTTGCCATGCCATATTCACATAAGCCACACAAAGGCTGAAGCACAATATGCAAGAAACAATGTGTTTGCAAGCCACATAGCTCGCTATTGCATTGAGTGCCTGCATGCTGCAGCCCGATGGTTTGCGGGCACTAATCCGGGGTCGTCGTAAATGTCATACCTGCTTTTGTTGCACCATGGCGAAAGCAAGCTTACTGGGACAGCTACTGTACAGTTGGGGAAAAAGTATTGTGGAACACGGTtgtttaaaagaaaaaacaaattctTGAAGGGTCAAGCatcaaaaatataaattttataaGTGCACAACGACGTTTTCATGTGAAATTTTGCGGTGTACTTGCCGAGATGACGGGCAAGATATTTTCACAGGGCTTGTGTTCCACAGACCTTTGCCCTGGAGTGTACATTTGCCTGCGCTGCCTCTGCCCATAACATTGCGCAACCTGCTTCAATGATACCAAGCCAatcacttcatttctttttcatagaTCACTCTAAGCCATGATTCTCAGATAGTTGTTCAAGTACACTCATCACTTCATACCAAGACTCCACGTTCATCCTCAGTATCTACAAACTGGGAGGTTTGGTATTCTCGAACCTGCCATTGTGTCCCCAGATGCGCAGACAGTTTAAATACTCATTGAGGTTTGTCTCCCATTACTTTTCAAGCAGAATTAAATAGCAAATCTTGATTATGGCAGTACTATCAAGGTTGAGTGAGCTTACACCAGCTTACAGAATATTTTTGGATGTGGAAACTGTGAAAAAACTCAAATACTTTGAACCTAATAATAGAGCCTTGATTTAAAATACACACTTCATAGACATCACAACAAACTTATTGGT
Above is a genomic segment from Dermacentor andersoni chromosome 8, qqDerAnde1_hic_scaffold, whole genome shotgun sequence containing:
- the LOC126525961 gene encoding uncharacterized protein; amino-acid sequence: MNADPETSKWKPAHSRLMAILNNIQAQVDAERRLVDTMNEFYRQFISVPTAAEETKENQATTPQMDITQAKQKLGDFLEKANTVLAKAKQLRHGDSGDCTSKNERHPTKIKNASTMASKKINDRQHDKPQVAAKTAAPKQTPRSRSRSVVTVRKVSIIREQPRSTSQSRCQRQRRAVSPSKKSDTVAYREMLSVPEVRAQLREFSALVDEARKCAAKDTDCPERQQFLLVYDAEEAAAENDESSKSELFSMLTSPTFPSREEFRREFRTYIEKKRAALDKCILDFCGESILPLLESTPCPNQEYTAVVQTFYGIICNKGRRFPAFVDCEP